In the genome of Microtus pennsylvanicus isolate mMicPen1 chromosome X, mMicPen1.hap1, whole genome shotgun sequence, the window atattttgcatatcaccaaagATTTAGAGTTTTTACAAAATGAACATATTTAAAGATTCTATTTAGATCATGAGAAAAAAAGATGTTAAAATTACCTCAAAAAGTAGACCAAAGAACAGACCTGAAGATATAAGAAGGAGTACTGAGATGAGTGCATAAAGGAAGGTAAGTCTGTTTTCGATGGATGTCAGACGGTAGGACTGGGAATGTGGGTCAGTGGAAGAGCGCTTGCTTAGCAAATGCTTGGCCTTCAGTTCAGTTTTCATTaccatagaaaaaagaaaaagaaatggaagaaacacAAAAGGGGCTAGGAATGTATcatagctcagtaggtagagtgTTTACttagcatacatgaagccctgagttcagtccccagaaccacacAAACCAAATGTGGTGGTGCACCCTTTACTACAGCGCTTGGAACAGGAAAATAAGAAGTCTAAGATTCCTTGTTTCCAGTCTGCTATATATgagagatactctgtctcaaaaaggggtgGAAGTCTTGAATGTGGCCTAGTCgctagaatgcttgcctaactTGCCTGAACCTCTCTGGGTTTAATCCCTTACACTAGCACAaaataaaccaggtatggtgacacatgcctgtaattcagcatttgggaggtggaggcacgagtatcagaaattcaaggccgtCCATGCCTATATAAGAGTTCGATACCAGACTGGGGCATCAGACCTCATAATACCTTAAAGCTACTCTGCAAAGGATTGGAGGTATGAGAACTGTAAGGACATTTGAATCTGGTTTCCAGGATGCAGTTTCCATGGGCAGTGACCATGGTTGGATCCTAACAGTTTCATAACCTTGCCAGTAGACACCAAATTTTATAACTGGCTAAGATGGTAAATTTTATGTTATGTAAACTTTATCTTAatagaaaatagaacaaaaccagaaaagtgTCAGTCACTGTTGTTAACAATGGACAATAACTTATCAACTGTAAAGGAATAGGGGGAAAAAAGCCAGCACActaaattggaaatgaagaaaacacaatagtaaaAATGGAATCAAAAAGAACTTtacacaagggctggagagatgacttaactgttaagagcactgtctcTACACCTAGttgttaggaattttcctaatgCAAGCTCTGTGCCtagcaaaaatcccaatcaagccaaatgaCATAGAGCCGAATTAaaggatatccaggtttaatgggatttctgCATTCTCAGGTGGGGATTTGGGGGTAGGGGAagtggggggttgggggaggggtgggggtaggggtaactagtggaggagtggggagaaaaggCCTCACTTTCCCAggtgcagtttaaatagactTGGGGAGTGGTCAAGGTTTTGGTGGGCTATCTTGGCCCTCCTcgggggaggggtcaaggttttgGCAGGCACAGGGGTGGGGCTGTCTTGCCCCTCCTTGAGGAAGGGGTCAAGGTTTTGGCAGGTTGCCTTGCCCCACCTCAGGGGAGGATTCAGGTTTGGTGGGCACAGGGGTGGGGCTGTCTTGCCCCTCCTTGGGGGAGGGGTCAGGTTGGTGGGCACAGGGGCAGGGCTGTCCTGCCACTCCTCGGGGAGGGGTCAGATTTGGTGAGGGTGGGGGGCCTACAAAGATGGAGGCCCAGACTAGTACTTACACTAGTGACTTCcatatggtggaaagagagaaccaactcctcaaGTTGTTCCCCGACTCCCAAATGCTTGCCAGAACATTATgctccccaataaataaatattaaaaatatgaaaaatccaTTAATTGGTACAATGActatatggtaaaaataaattttaagtgttCTGTTGATGTATAGGAATCACATGAACTGATGAAAAGGGTAGGCATGGGAGTACATTCCTGTCATTGAACTGGAAATAGCTGTAAAGTGTCTCAGATAAAGTAAATCAGTTAAGTATATTTGTGGATGTGCTccaaaacggggggggggggggggtaagatgATCTAaaattgtaaaatcaaaatccTCAAGGAGATATGAACACGTTACATACTTAACATGTAAATATCTGGCAGATATTAAATGAAATGGCAAATGTGATGCGCAGTTCAAAGAAGAGTAAAAACTACAAACAGGAATACTGATTGGGAACACTAAGGTGACTATATCAATTGAGAGAAAGCTAGAGTCTGATACATAACATAGAGTTTCATCCTCTGGGTAGGAGTTTTCCATTGATGCAGAGGTCTTGtcagaatataaaaatcaatagaaaggGTTCCCATCAAAAGAGGATGTAATCAGGTGGGCTTGGTggcttgtctgtaattccagctgtgAAAGCCTAAGGCAGGATCTCTCAAGTAAGGTGGCTAGTAAGTAAGATTCTCTGTATTGGTGAGCTCTGACTTGAattgagagatcttgtctcagtaaataagacagaaaagtGATCAAGGATGATTCCAGATAACAAATTCAGggcgcacacatatgcacacacacttacacaaacacacatgcacccacacccAGGcaacatgtgcatatgtatatgtataacacacacacatgaaacggTGGGCAGTTTCTTTCCTAATATGGGCATTTCTGTGCTGACCATCAGCTCAGTGGATACCAGTGACATCATAAAGTCTGTGTTGTAACAGAAACTTGTCCTGAAGAGATAAATACATGTGTAGTTCAGAGGGTTGGTTATTGTGAGAGACCCAGGCCAGAAGAGCCGTGGAGTTCAGCCAGTCTCTTCAAACAAGCACCATGGCTAGAAGAAGATCCAGAGGAAACATCTTCAAAGGCAACACCTCCTACAGAAACAAAATCTCCAGCAGACGCAACATCTCCCGCTCCACCAGAGCAGAGCTTCAATTTCCTGTTAGCCGGGTAGACCACTACCTGAGAGAGGGCAAATATTCCCGCCGCCTGAGCTCTTCTGCACCAGTATTCCTAGCCGGTGTGCTCGAGTACATTGCATCTAACATCCTTGATCTGGCTGGCGAGGAGGCCCACACCAACGGCAGGAAGCGCATCACCCCAGAACACGTGTATCAAGTGGTAGAGAACAACGAGCAGCTCCACGAACTCTTCGGAGACCCCAGATCTATCGATGAAGAGACGTCCGAACCCAATGAGAACTAAAGGTGCCTAGGTCTCAGAGGTTGGAGGGTCTACCACCCCTTCAACCTCAACCAGTCACAATGTTGTTCTAGCTGGGGGACTAATCAAACATGCTATTAAAGCATCTAAACTGAAGTCGCTGGTTctgactcttttttgtttgtcgTTTGGGCTAGAGAAATACCCAGGAGGGTGGTGGTGCGTTTGGAGCTGTGGTCAGTATTGGGGATTTGATTTCCAAGGGAAATTTCTTAACGGGGGACTGTGTGAGCAGTGGTCTTGGTGGGAGGAGGTggtcaagagagaaaagaaggtcTTGATAAGAGAAAGGGGTCCTCGTGAGGCGTGAACACAGGTGGCCCCGGTAGGAGGATTTGACTGTGGTAGAGGACAGAGAAGCAGTCCTAGGAAGTTGTGAACATGGAAAGCCTAGGGAGCCTAGAAATTTGGGTTGGGCCTCCCAGGCACATTGGATTCCCAGTGCAATGGTGCTA includes:
- the H2al3 gene encoding histone H2A-like 3, whose translation is MDVRRRRNISRSTRAELQFPVSRVDHYLREGKYSRRLSSSAPVFLAGVLEYIASNILDLAGEEAHTNGRKRITPEHVYQVVENNEQLHELFGDPRSIDEETSEPNEN